Proteins encoded within one genomic window of Brenneria nigrifluens DSM 30175 = ATCC 13028:
- a CDS encoding N-acetylmuramoyl-L-alanine amidase → MTKCIAMLMLLLLAGCQSASSLKDFGRYKVDAAHRAQAQESRIRFLVIHYTAEDFPTSLSTLTDEHVSAHYLIPAHPPLDRGKPVVWQLVAESQAAWHAGASGWRGFTRLNNSSIGIELENAGYRRTLTGVKWTPFPAAQIAVLSDMARQIVERYGIAPQNVVAHSDIAPLRKQDPGPLFPWEQLARAGIGAWPEAERVRFHLDGRDPARPVDADRLLAKLVRYGYQVRDDMSARQKRQVIAAFQMHFRPRDYRGEADTQTEAIADALLEKYAAP, encoded by the coding sequence ATGACCAAATGCATCGCTATGCTGATGTTGCTATTGCTGGCCGGGTGCCAGTCTGCCTCCTCCCTGAAGGATTTCGGGCGCTATAAAGTCGATGCGGCGCACCGGGCGCAGGCGCAGGAGTCGCGCATCCGTTTTCTGGTGATCCACTATACGGCGGAGGATTTTCCCACCTCGCTGAGCACGCTGACGGACGAACACGTCAGCGCGCATTATCTTATTCCCGCGCATCCGCCCCTTGACCGGGGTAAGCCGGTGGTGTGGCAACTGGTGGCGGAATCGCAGGCGGCATGGCACGCCGGCGCCAGCGGCTGGCGCGGATTCACGCGTCTTAATAATTCGTCGATCGGTATCGAGCTGGAGAACGCCGGCTACCGGCGTACGCTGACCGGGGTAAAATGGACGCCGTTTCCCGCGGCGCAAATCGCCGTGCTGAGCGATATGGCCCGGCAGATCGTCGAGCGCTATGGGATAGCGCCGCAGAACGTGGTGGCCCACAGCGATATCGCCCCGCTGCGCAAGCAGGATCCCGGACCGCTGTTTCCCTGGGAACAGCTGGCGCGGGCGGGCATCGGCGCCTGGCCGGAGGCGGAGCGGGTGAGGTTCCATCTTGACGGCCGCGACCCCGCCCGGCCGGTTGATGCCGACCGCCTGTTGGCGAAGCTGGTGCGCTACGGCTACCAGGTGCGCGATGATATGAGCGCTCGGCAGAAGCGGCAGGTTATCGCCGCCTTTCAGATGCACTTCCGTCCGCGGGATTACCGGGGAGAGGCGGATACGCAGACGGAAGCCATCGCCGACGCCCTGCTGGAGAAGTACGCCGCGCCGTGA
- the artP gene encoding arginine ABC transporter ATP-binding protein ArtP — MSIQLNGINCFYGAYQALFDITLTCPAGETLVLLGPSGAGKSSLLRVLNLLEMPSSGKLAIAGNQFDFAHAPGDAAIRELRQNVGIVFQQYNLWPHLTVAQNLIEAPCRVLGLNKDQAKARADKLLTRLRLNDFADRYPLHLSGGQQQRVAIARALMMEPQVLLFDEPTAALDPEITAQVVSIIHELTQTGITQVIVTHEVEFARKTASRVVYMENGRIVEQGDAAHFAQPRTSAFASYLSH, encoded by the coding sequence ATGAGTATTCAACTAAACGGCATTAACTGCTTCTACGGCGCATACCAGGCGTTGTTCGACATTACACTGACCTGTCCGGCGGGCGAAACCCTGGTTTTGCTTGGGCCGAGCGGCGCGGGGAAAAGTTCCCTGCTGCGCGTCCTGAACCTGCTGGAAATGCCGAGTTCCGGTAAGCTGGCGATTGCGGGCAATCAGTTTGATTTCGCCCATGCCCCCGGCGACGCCGCCATTCGCGAACTGCGTCAGAACGTGGGCATCGTTTTTCAGCAATATAACCTCTGGCCCCATCTGACGGTGGCGCAAAACCTGATCGAAGCCCCCTGCCGCGTGCTCGGGCTGAATAAAGATCAGGCCAAAGCCCGTGCCGACAAGCTGCTCACCCGGTTGCGTTTAAATGATTTCGCCGATCGCTATCCCCTTCATCTCTCCGGCGGACAGCAACAGCGTGTCGCCATCGCCCGTGCGCTGATGATGGAACCGCAGGTACTGTTATTCGATGAACCCACCGCCGCGCTGGACCCGGAAATTACCGCTCAGGTAGTGAGCATCATCCATGAGCTGACGCAAACCGGCATTACCCAGGTAATCGTCACCCATGAGGTGGAGTTCGCGCGGAAAACGGCCAGCAGAGTGGTATATATGGAGAACGGACGTATTGTGGAGCAAGGGGATGCCGCTCATTTTGCCCAGCCGCGGACGTCAGCATTCGCCAGCTATTTATCACATTGA
- the artQ gene encoding arginine ABC transporter permease ArtQ has protein sequence MIEFHPLAGAAGMTVGLAVCALALGLVLAMLFAIWEAARWKAVGWCGTALVTLLRGLPEILVVLFIYFGSSQLLLMLADGFTLNLYLVQIPVQADIEMFEVSPFLCGVIALALLYAAYASQTLRGALKAVPQGQWESGQALGLSKSAIFIRLIMPQMWRHALPGLGNQWLVLLKDTALVSLISVNDLMLQTKSIATRTQEPFTWYVIAAAIYLVITLFSQYVLKRIELRTTRFERRPS, from the coding sequence ATGATTGAATTTCACCCTCTTGCAGGCGCCGCCGGGATGACCGTCGGCCTTGCCGTTTGCGCGCTGGCGCTGGGGCTTGTCCTCGCCATGCTGTTCGCCATCTGGGAAGCCGCCCGCTGGAAAGCGGTCGGCTGGTGCGGCACCGCGCTGGTAACGCTACTACGCGGCCTGCCGGAAATTCTGGTGGTGCTGTTTATCTATTTTGGCTCCTCCCAACTGCTGCTGATGCTGGCGGACGGCTTTACCCTGAATCTGTATCTGGTGCAGATCCCGGTGCAAGCGGATATCGAGATGTTTGAAGTCAGCCCGTTTCTGTGCGGCGTGATCGCACTGGCGCTGCTGTATGCCGCCTACGCCTCGCAAACGCTGCGCGGCGCGCTGAAAGCCGTGCCGCAGGGGCAATGGGAGTCCGGCCAGGCGCTGGGGTTAAGCAAGTCGGCTATCTTTATCCGCCTGATTATGCCGCAGATGTGGCGTCACGCCCTGCCGGGGCTGGGCAACCAGTGGCTGGTACTGCTGAAGGACACCGCGCTGGTTTCGCTGATCAGCGTCAATGACCTGATGCTGCAAACCAAAAGCATCGCCACGCGGACGCAGGAACCCTTTACCTGGTACGTCATCGCCGCCGCCATTTATCTGGTGATCACCCTGTTCAGCCAGTACGTTCTGAAACGGATTGAACTAAGAACCACGCGTTTTGAACGGAGGCCTTCCTGA
- the rlmC gene encoding 23S rRNA (uracil(747)-C(5))-methyltransferase RlmC, whose protein sequence is MHCAQYSAGTCRSCQWLGKGYPQQLADKQQHLADLLRSRAVQQWLPVRPSAPSAFRNKAKMVVSGSVERPLLGMLHRDGTAVDLCDCPLYPDSFAPVFAALKIFIARAGLTPYNVARRRGELKYLLLTESVSRGAFMLRFVLRSETKLAQLRAALPWLQRQLPRLEVISANIQPVHQAIMEGKTEIILSEAATLAERFNQVPLYIRPQSFFQTNPQVAGALYAAARAWVAELDIRSMWDLFCGVGGFGLHCATPQMRLTGIEISAEAIACARLSAAQLGLTQVEFQALDSTQFATAREQIPDLVLVNPPRRGIGAELCAYLSRMAPHYILYSSCNAASMAQDLDKLKNYRVARVQLFDMFPHTAHYEVLTLLQREDAAD, encoded by the coding sequence ATGCATTGTGCGCAGTACAGCGCGGGAACCTGCCGTTCCTGCCAGTGGCTGGGAAAAGGCTATCCACAGCAGTTGGCCGACAAACAGCAACACCTTGCCGATTTGCTCCGCTCACGCGCGGTTCAGCAATGGCTGCCGGTTCGCCCTTCGGCGCCGTCCGCGTTTCGCAACAAGGCGAAAATGGTGGTCAGCGGCAGCGTTGAGCGGCCGCTGCTGGGGATGTTGCATCGTGACGGGACGGCGGTCGATCTGTGTGACTGCCCGCTCTACCCGGATAGCTTCGCGCCGGTATTTGCGGCGCTAAAAATATTTATCGCCAGGGCAGGGCTGACCCCCTATAACGTCGCCCGCCGGCGCGGAGAGTTAAAGTACCTGCTGCTGACGGAAAGCGTTTCGCGCGGCGCCTTTATGCTGCGCTTTGTGCTGCGTTCGGAAACCAAGCTCGCCCAGCTGCGCGCGGCGTTACCCTGGCTGCAACGGCAGTTGCCCCGGCTTGAGGTGATTTCAGCCAATATTCAGCCGGTGCATCAGGCGATTATGGAAGGAAAAACGGAAATCATCCTCAGCGAAGCGGCGACGCTGGCGGAACGGTTCAACCAGGTGCCGCTGTACATCCGGCCGCAAAGTTTTTTCCAGACCAACCCGCAGGTGGCCGGCGCGCTCTATGCCGCGGCCCGCGCCTGGGTGGCGGAGCTGGATATTCGCAGCATGTGGGATCTGTTCTGCGGCGTGGGGGGCTTCGGCCTGCACTGCGCCACGCCGCAGATGCGGCTGACCGGCATCGAGATCAGCGCCGAAGCCATCGCCTGCGCGCGCCTGTCCGCCGCACAGCTGGGATTGACGCAGGTGGAGTTTCAGGCGCTGGATTCGACGCAGTTCGCCACCGCCCGGGAGCAGATCCCGGATCTGGTGCTGGTGAATCCGCCGCGCCGCGGGATAGGCGCGGAGCTGTGCGCCTACCTGAGCCGTATGGCGCCGCACTATATTCTTTACTCCAGCTGTAACGCCGCCAGCATGGCGCAGGATCTGGATAAGTTGAAAAACTATCGCGTGGCGCGCGTGCAGCTATTCGATATGTTTCCGCATACCGCGCATTACGAAGTGTTGACGCTATTGCAAAGAGAAGACGCGGCCGATTAG
- the hcr gene encoding NADH oxidoreductase: MTMPTPLCPNRMQVHSIIQETPDVWTIALINHDFYPYQPGQYALVSIADSPETLRAYTLSSSPGLSCFITLTVRRLDKGLGSRWLTQKLKPGDYLWLSDAQGEFTCARAAGERYLMMAAGCGVTPIMSMCRWLLANRPHSDLRVIFNVRNPQQVIFADEWRELARRYPDRLQLTLMAEEDAAPGFLAGRITYELLLELAPDIAGRTLMTCGPAPYMKQVEKFCRQCGVPAQRFFKEQFHVADGAPDDDGDQLTLTISRPWQKLRVPVGVSLLAALEANKAPVPAACRAGVCGSCKTRILSGDYHTDSTMTLTPEEIAQGYVLACSCRLQGDTVLA; encoded by the coding sequence ATGACCATGCCGACACCACTTTGTCCCAACCGTATGCAAGTGCATTCGATCATTCAGGAAACCCCTGATGTTTGGACAATAGCGCTGATTAATCACGATTTTTATCCGTATCAGCCCGGCCAGTATGCCCTGGTGAGCATCGCCGACAGTCCTGAAACGCTGCGGGCCTATACGCTCTCGTCATCGCCTGGGCTTAGCTGCTTTATCACCCTGACGGTGCGCCGGCTGGATAAGGGGCTCGGTTCGCGCTGGCTGACGCAAAAGCTGAAACCGGGTGATTATCTGTGGCTGTCGGATGCGCAGGGAGAATTTACCTGCGCGCGCGCCGCCGGCGAACGTTATCTGATGATGGCCGCGGGCTGCGGCGTCACCCCCATAATGTCGATGTGCCGCTGGCTGCTCGCCAATCGACCGCACAGCGACCTGCGGGTGATTTTTAACGTGCGCAATCCGCAGCAGGTTATTTTTGCCGACGAGTGGCGGGAACTGGCGCGGCGTTACCCCGACCGTCTGCAACTGACGCTGATGGCGGAAGAGGATGCGGCGCCGGGTTTTCTCGCCGGGCGGATTACCTACGAGCTGCTATTGGAACTGGCGCCGGATATCGCCGGCCGCACCCTGATGACCTGCGGTCCGGCGCCCTATATGAAGCAGGTAGAGAAGTTCTGTCGGCAGTGCGGCGTGCCGGCGCAGCGCTTCTTTAAAGAGCAGTTCCATGTGGCTGACGGCGCCCCGGATGACGACGGCGACCAGCTTACGCTCACCATCAGCCGCCCGTGGCAAAAACTGCGCGTTCCGGTGGGCGTCAGCCTGCTGGCGGCGCTGGAGGCCAATAAGGCGCCGGTGCCAGCCGCCTGCCGCGCGGGCGTATGCGGAAGCTGCAAAACCCGCATTCTCTCCGGCGACTACCACACCGACAGCACCATGACCCTGACCCCGGAGGAGATCGCCCAGGGCTACGTGCTGGCCTGTAGCTGCCGGTTACAGGGGGATACCGTGCTGGCGTGA
- a CDS encoding heavy metal-binding domain-containing protein: MHLSTTPNLEGFTITEYCGVVTGEAILGANIFRDFFAGIRDIVGGRSGAYEKELRKARQIAFKELQQQAADLGANAVVGIDIDYETVGKDSSMLMVSVSGTAVKVGR, from the coding sequence ATGCATTTGTCCACCACCCCGAATCTGGAAGGTTTTACCATTACGGAATACTGCGGCGTCGTCACCGGGGAAGCCATCCTCGGCGCCAACATTTTCCGTGACTTCTTTGCCGGCATTCGCGACATCGTGGGCGGACGCTCCGGCGCTTATGAAAAAGAATTGCGCAAGGCAAGGCAGATTGCGTTTAAAGAGTTGCAGCAACAGGCGGCGGATTTGGGCGCCAATGCCGTGGTCGGGATTGATATCGACTATGAAACCGTGGGTAAAGACAGCAGCATGCTGATGGTGTCCGTCAGCGGGACCGCGGTAAAAGTCGGTCGCTAG
- a CDS encoding arginine ABC transporter substrate-binding protein, with protein MKKLLLAALLAGMTCGAMAADTIRFASSATYPPFESLDANNDIVGFDIDLAKALCKQMQATCTFSNQAFDSLIPALKFRRYDAVISGMDITPERSKQVAFTQPYYANSAVVIAQKGKFSDFAALQGKRIGMENGTTHQKYMHDKHPEVRTVSYDSYQNAVLDLKNGRIDGVFGDTAVVNEWIKTNPDLTTVGEHVTDREYFGTGLGIAVRPNDQALLEKLNKALDAIKADGTYQAINDKWFPQ; from the coding sequence ATGAAAAAATTATTGCTCGCCGCCTTACTGGCCGGGATGACATGCGGCGCCATGGCCGCGGATACCATCCGCTTCGCCTCATCCGCAACCTATCCGCCGTTTGAATCGCTGGACGCCAATAACGACATCGTCGGTTTCGATATTGATCTGGCGAAAGCGCTGTGCAAGCAGATGCAGGCCACCTGCACTTTTAGCAATCAGGCTTTCGACAGCCTGATCCCCGCGCTGAAATTCCGCCGCTATGACGCGGTGATTTCAGGGATGGACATTACCCCCGAGCGCAGCAAGCAGGTGGCGTTTACCCAGCCCTACTATGCCAACTCGGCCGTGGTGATCGCCCAAAAAGGAAAATTCAGCGATTTCGCCGCGTTGCAGGGCAAACGCATCGGAATGGAGAACGGCACCACGCATCAAAAATATATGCATGACAAGCACCCGGAAGTGCGGACCGTCTCTTACGACAGCTATCAGAATGCGGTGCTGGATCTGAAAAATGGTCGTATTGACGGCGTGTTCGGCGATACCGCCGTGGTGAATGAGTGGATTAAAACCAACCCGGATTTGACAACGGTCGGCGAGCACGTGACCGATCGCGAATACTTCGGCACGGGGCTGGGCATCGCCGTTCGTCCCAACGACCAGGCCCTGCTGGAAAAGCTGAATAAGGCGCTGGACGCCATTAAAGCGGACGGCACCTATCAGGCCATCAACGATAAGTGGTTCCCGCAGTAA
- the artJ gene encoding arginine ABC transporter substrate-binding protein: protein MKKAIVALLFAGASVSAGAAETIRFATEASYPPFEFVDAGNNIQGFDIDLANALCKEIQATCTFSNQAFDSLIPGLKFRRFEAVIAGMDITPERQKQVAFTHPYYDNSALFIAHKGKIADVGALQGKRVGVQNGTTHQKYLMDKHSEITTVPYDSYQNAVLDLKNGRLDAVFGDTAVVNEWLKQNENLSAVGQPVTDKGYFGVGLGIAVRQNNDELLKKFNDALSKIKQDGTYQTIYQKWFQQ, encoded by the coding sequence ATGAAAAAAGCGATCGTCGCACTATTATTCGCCGGCGCCAGCGTTTCCGCCGGCGCGGCGGAAACCATCCGTTTCGCCACCGAAGCTTCTTACCCTCCGTTCGAGTTCGTTGACGCCGGCAATAACATTCAGGGCTTTGATATCGATCTGGCCAATGCGCTGTGCAAAGAGATACAGGCTACCTGCACTTTCAGCAACCAGGCATTCGACAGCCTGATCCCGGGACTGAAATTCCGTCGTTTTGAAGCGGTTATCGCCGGAATGGATATCACCCCGGAACGGCAGAAACAGGTCGCTTTCACCCACCCCTATTATGACAATTCGGCGCTGTTTATTGCCCATAAAGGCAAAATCGCCGACGTTGGCGCGCTGCAAGGGAAACGCGTCGGCGTACAAAACGGCACCACCCACCAGAAATACCTGATGGATAAGCACAGCGAAATTACCACCGTGCCTTACGACAGCTATCAGAATGCGGTGCTGGACCTTAAAAACGGTCGACTGGACGCGGTATTCGGCGATACCGCGGTGGTGAACGAGTGGCTGAAACAGAATGAAAACCTGTCCGCGGTCGGTCAACCGGTGACGGATAAAGGCTATTTCGGCGTCGGTCTGGGGATTGCGGTTCGTCAGAATAACGATGAACTGTTGAAGAAATTCAACGACGCGCTCAGCAAAATCAAGCAGGATGGTACTTATCAGACCATCTATCAAAAATGGTTCCAGCAGTAA
- the artM gene encoding arginine ABC transporter permease ArtM yields the protein MLAYLPELLKGLHTSLTLTVAALIVSLGLSLLLTVVLTLKTPVISTLAKGYITLFTGTPLLVQIFLIYYGPGQFSAIQQIPWLWHLLSQSWLCAMIALALNSAAYTTQLFYGAVKAIPAGQWQSCAALGMSRKQTLRILLPFAFKRALSSYSNEVVLVFKSTSLAYTITLMEVMGYSQLMYGRTYDVMVFGAAGIIYLCVNGLLTLLMRLIERRALAFERRN from the coding sequence ATGCTCGCTTATCTGCCTGAGCTGCTTAAAGGCCTGCATACCAGCCTGACGCTCACCGTGGCGGCGCTTATCGTCTCCCTGGGGCTGTCACTGCTGCTGACCGTGGTGCTGACGTTGAAAACGCCGGTGATATCGACGCTGGCGAAAGGTTATATCACCCTGTTTACCGGCACGCCGCTGCTGGTGCAGATCTTCCTGATCTACTACGGGCCCGGCCAGTTCAGCGCCATTCAGCAAATTCCCTGGTTATGGCACCTGCTGTCTCAGTCGTGGCTGTGCGCCATGATCGCCCTGGCGCTCAACAGCGCCGCCTATACCACCCAGCTGTTTTATGGCGCGGTAAAAGCCATTCCCGCCGGCCAGTGGCAGTCCTGCGCGGCGCTGGGCATGTCGCGGAAACAGACGCTGCGCATCCTGTTGCCCTTCGCCTTTAAACGCGCGCTTTCATCCTATTCGAATGAAGTGGTGCTGGTGTTTAAAAGCACCTCTCTGGCTTACACCATCACCCTGATGGAAGTCATGGGGTACAGCCAGTTGATGTACGGCCGCACTTACGACGTGATGGTTTTCGGCGCGGCGGGGATTATCTATCTCTGCGTCAACGGATTGCTGACCTTGCTGATGCGTCTGATTGAACGGCGCGCGCTGGCGTTTGAACGACGCAACTAG